A region from the Riemerella anatipestifer genome encodes:
- a CDS encoding TonB-dependent receptor plug domain-containing protein produces the protein MKRTLFLLGSCFSISVFSQEADSAKSSKDIEEIVMTGTLKAVSRDKSPVPVEVFSAKFFEKNPTPSIMESVEMINGVRPQLNCSVCNTGDIHINGLEGPYTLILIDGMPIVSSLSTVYGLNGIPNSMIERVEVVKGPASSLYGSEAMGGIINIITKNALTAPRLTLNLNSTSWGEHNTDIGGKFRLNDKVSSLLSLNYFNFQNKIDKNRDNFTDAALQNRISVFNKWDFQRNEGRVASLALRYFNEDRFGGVLEWEKKHRGSDEVYGESIYTKRFETIGIYQLPIKEKVVTQFSYNYHHQDSFYGDVPYLAKQSTAFGQIYWDKTLGKSDFLLGATVKNVYYDDNTPGTLSKDGTINQPQNDWLPGIFAQNQWNINDKNTLLVGYRLDWSKFHGAIHSPRVAYKWSLASQTNLRASFGTGFRVVNLFTEDHAALTGSREVVISEALNPERSYNGNLNLTHKIYTSGGYINFDMIGFYSHFTNKIIGDFDTNPNQIIYQNLKGYAVSKGVSLNTELKLGSPLTVNLGASYMEVYQKYEEDGQTETLQQLFAPRWSGTYAISYNFPKEWSADFTGAFYGPMRLPVLPNDFRPAHSPWYTLANIQIRKHFSKLGIEVYGGVKNLFNFTPKNPIMRPFDPFDTKVSEPSNPYGYTFDTEYGYAPMLGIRGFIGLRYNIK, from the coding sequence AGGTAGTTGCTTTAGTATAAGCGTTTTTTCTCAAGAGGCAGACTCTGCTAAATCTTCCAAGGATATAGAAGAAATCGTAATGACGGGGACACTAAAGGCAGTGAGTAGGGATAAAAGCCCTGTGCCAGTAGAAGTATTTTCTGCAAAATTTTTTGAAAAGAATCCCACTCCCAGCATTATGGAATCGGTGGAAATGATTAACGGTGTGCGTCCGCAACTTAATTGTTCCGTTTGTAATACGGGAGATATTCACATCAATGGGTTAGAAGGACCATACACTTTGATTTTAATTGATGGAATGCCGATTGTAAGCTCTCTTTCCACAGTTTACGGACTTAATGGTATCCCAAATAGTATGATAGAACGGGTGGAAGTAGTTAAAGGTCCAGCTTCGTCCCTTTACGGTTCGGAAGCAATGGGAGGTATCATCAATATCATTACTAAAAACGCACTTACTGCCCCGCGTTTAACGCTTAATCTTAACTCCACTTCTTGGGGCGAACACAATACAGACATTGGCGGTAAATTTAGATTAAACGATAAGGTGTCCTCTTTATTAAGCCTTAATTATTTCAATTTTCAAAATAAAATAGATAAGAATAGGGACAACTTTACCGATGCGGCACTGCAAAACCGAATTTCAGTATTTAATAAATGGGATTTCCAAAGAAATGAAGGAAGAGTGGCGAGTTTGGCTTTAAGGTATTTCAATGAAGACCGTTTTGGAGGCGTTTTGGAATGGGAGAAAAAACACCGAGGGAGCGATGAAGTTTATGGGGAGAGTATTTACACCAAAAGATTTGAAACGATAGGGATTTATCAACTTCCGATAAAAGAAAAGGTGGTTACTCAATTTTCGTATAACTATCATCATCAAGATTCGTTTTATGGCGATGTGCCTTATTTAGCGAAGCAATCTACGGCGTTTGGACAAATCTATTGGGATAAGACGTTGGGTAAATCTGATTTTTTATTGGGAGCTACCGTCAAAAATGTATATTACGACGATAATACGCCAGGGACACTTTCTAAAGATGGAACAATCAATCAACCTCAAAACGATTGGCTGCCGGGTATTTTTGCTCAAAACCAATGGAATATCAACGATAAAAATACTTTATTGGTAGGCTACCGATTAGATTGGTCTAAATTTCACGGAGCGATACATTCACCAAGAGTGGCGTATAAATGGAGTTTGGCTTCACAGACTAATTTGAGGGCGAGTTTCGGGACGGGGTTCCGAGTGGTCAATCTTTTTACAGAAGACCACGCTGCTCTTACGGGGTCTAGGGAAGTGGTGATTTCGGAAGCCTTGAATCCCGAACGCTCCTACAACGGAAACCTTAATCTTACGCACAAAATTTACACTTCTGGCGGTTACATCAATTTTGATATGATAGGGTTTTATTCTCATTTCACTAATAAAATCATTGGGGATTTTGATACCAATCCCAATCAAATTATTTATCAAAATTTGAAAGGCTATGCGGTGAGTAAAGGCGTTTCGCTGAATACGGAATTAAAATTAGGGTCGCCACTTACCGTTAATTTGGGAGCGTCTTATATGGAAGTGTATCAGAAATACGAAGAAGATGGGCAAACGGAAACCCTACAACAGTTATTCGCTCCCAGATGGTCGGGAACTTATGCTATCAGCTATAATTTTCCAAAGGAATGGAGTGCAGATTTTACAGGGGCTTTTTATGGACCGATGCGTTTGCCTGTGTTGCCTAATGATTTCAGACCTGCCCATTCGCCTTGGTACACTTTAGCGAATATTCAGATTAGAAAACATTTTTCTAAACTCGGCATAGAGGTGTATGGTGGTGTGAAAAACTTGTTTAATTTTACACCGAAAAATCCTATTATGCGACCGTTTGACCCGTTTGATACAAAAGTTTCGGAGCCGAGCAACCCGTATGGTTATACTTTTGATACCGAATATGGCTATGCTCCAATGTTGGGCATCAGAGGGTTTATTGGATTGAGGTATAACATTAAATAA
- a CDS encoding redoxin domain-containing protein — protein sequence MTLFITVFFPKAQQLPFVSWEAFDTLRLSRPRNTLVFVRTDWCSVCKKQIKDLEQASSLLRLLSERVYLLDLNAEKEKRSLSFFGKTYRYYTSGRTSGLHELAHYFSPRNQVYPLWVLLDKDGSILTTYEGYWSKEQLSELVASY from the coding sequence ATGACACTTTTTATAACGGTGTTTTTCCCCAAGGCACAGCAGCTTCCTTTTGTGTCTTGGGAGGCATTTGATACTTTGAGGCTTTCTCGACCCAGAAATACTTTGGTATTTGTTCGTACCGATTGGTGTTCGGTCTGTAAGAAACAGATTAAAGATTTAGAACAAGCCTCTTCTTTACTTCGTTTACTCTCGGAGCGTGTTTACCTCTTGGATTTGAATGCAGAAAAAGAGAAACGAAGTCTTTCGTTTTTTGGTAAAACTTACCGTTATTATACCAGTGGAAGAACATCAGGGCTACACGAACTTGCGCATTATTTTTCGCCTCGCAACCAAGTTTATCCTTTGTGGGTATTGTTGGATAAAGATGGAAGTATCTTAACAACCTATGAGGGCTATTGGTCTAAGGAGCAGCTTTCGGAACTTGTGGCATCATATTGA
- a CDS encoding GNAT family N-acetyltransferase, translated as MNFKNNQTGNGGFISMSNDTEEIGRLTYTILPEKQQLIISFVNIFPKFEGRGLGKALIKEAISFAREHQWTIYPHCSYARAVMMRMEHLDDVFPSI; from the coding sequence ATGAATTTTAAGAACAACCAAACAGGAAATGGCGGATTTATAAGTATGTCTAACGACACCGAAGAAATAGGACGACTAACCTACACCATTCTACCAGAGAAACAACAACTCATCATTTCATTTGTAAACATTTTTCCGAAGTTTGAAGGGCGAGGCTTAGGAAAAGCTCTAATAAAAGAAGCCATTAGCTTCGCTAGAGAACACCAATGGACTATCTATCCGCATTGCTCCTACGCTCGTGCTGTAATGATGAGAATGGAACACCTAGACGATGTCTTCCCCTCAATATGA
- a CDS encoding type II toxin-antitoxin system death-on-curing family toxin, with protein sequence MNVLKIPTKYAIKIHDKIIEISGGQPGIKNFGNLDSPLSHLDNDDYYPTFEEKLTHLVFSINKFHAFNDGNKRTSIAIGAYFLQINGFEYCIDKFIIEMENIVVLVADNIVDKEFLYELIFSIINEEDYSEEIKLKLFRVLSNVIKQEPLGVDFYKFY encoded by the coding sequence ATGAATGTTTTAAAAATCCCAACAAAATACGCTATCAAAATTCACGATAAAATAATTGAAATTTCCGGAGGACAACCTGGAATTAAAAATTTTGGAAATTTAGACAGCCCTCTTAGCCATTTAGATAATGATGATTATTACCCTACTTTTGAAGAAAAACTAACTCATCTGGTTTTCTCTATTAACAAGTTTCACGCATTTAACGATGGTAACAAAAGAACTTCTATTGCCATTGGAGCCTACTTCTTACAAATAAATGGTTTTGAATACTGTATTGATAAATTTATCATCGAAATGGAAAATATAGTCGTACTTGTCGCCGATAATATAGTGGATAAAGAATTTCTATATGAACTCATATTTTCTATTATCAATGAAGAAGACTACAGCGAAGAAATTAAATTAAAATTATTTAGAGTACTATCAAATGTTATAAAACAGGAACCTTTAGGAGTAGATTTTTATAAATTTTATTAG
- a CDS encoding BrxA/BrxB family bacilliredoxin — MYPQELVMPMKAELTDNGFKDLTTPELVNEALKASGTTLLMVNSVCGCAAGAARPGVLYSLNGDKKPDNLVTVFAGFDLEAVVEARRHLAPFPPSSPCVALFKDGELVHMIERHHIEGNPAEAIAANLQAAYEEYC; from the coding sequence ATGTATCCACAAGAATTAGTAATGCCGATGAAGGCAGAATTGACAGATAACGGGTTTAAAGATTTAACCACTCCCGAACTGGTAAACGAGGCTCTGAAGGCTTCTGGGACTACATTGCTTATGGTGAACTCGGTGTGCGGTTGTGCGGCGGGGGCTGCTAGACCAGGGGTGTTGTACTCTCTAAATGGAGATAAAAAACCAGATAATTTGGTAACTGTTTTTGCGGGGTTTGACCTTGAGGCAGTCGTGGAGGCAAGAAGACACTTGGCGCCATTCCCACCATCATCGCCTTGTGTGGCTTTGTTCAAAGACGGCGAATTGGTGCATATGATAGAAAGACACCACATAGAGGGCAATCCGGCAGAAGCTATTGCAGCTAATCTACAAGCGGCATACGAAGAATATTGCTAA
- the hemE gene encoding uroporphyrinogen decarboxylase: protein MIKNDLYLKALRGESVERPPVWMMRQAGRFLPEFRALRDKYDFFTRCQTPELASDITLMPIKRFPLDAAILFSDILVVPQAMGLDFQMKEGVGPWLETPIRTKEQVEAIEIPDVNERLGYVFDSIELTLQKLDNEIPLIGFAGSPWTILCYCIEGKGSKAFDVAKSFCFQHPEAAHLLLQKITDTTIAYLKRKVEKGVSAVQIFDSWGGMLSPEDYQEFSWQYIQQIIEALSPLTHVVVFGKGCWFALEEMTLSKASALGVDWTITPELARTYTNHTMTLQGNFDPARLHSTPETIRKMVDNMIRRFGKDRYIVNLGHGILPNIPVENAEAFIRAVVDWKE from the coding sequence ATGATAAAGAACGATTTATATCTAAAAGCTTTGCGTGGAGAGTCGGTAGAAAGACCTCCTGTATGGATGATGCGACAAGCAGGAAGATTTTTACCTGAATTTCGTGCCTTGAGAGATAAGTATGATTTCTTCACTAGATGCCAAACACCAGAATTAGCATCGGACATTACTTTAATGCCTATTAAGAGATTTCCGCTAGATGCCGCTATTTTGTTCTCGGATATTTTAGTAGTGCCTCAAGCGATGGGCTTAGATTTCCAAATGAAAGAAGGTGTGGGACCTTGGCTAGAAACGCCTATAAGAACTAAGGAACAAGTGGAAGCCATAGAGATACCTGATGTTAATGAGCGTCTGGGCTATGTGTTTGATTCCATAGAACTTACACTACAAAAACTAGATAATGAGATTCCGCTTATAGGCTTTGCAGGAAGCCCTTGGACGATACTTTGCTACTGTATAGAAGGTAAAGGCAGTAAAGCCTTTGATGTGGCTAAGTCTTTCTGTTTCCAACACCCCGAAGCGGCACATTTGCTGTTACAAAAAATTACAGATACTACCATTGCTTATCTTAAAAGAAAGGTAGAGAAGGGCGTGTCTGCCGTTCAGATATTTGATTCTTGGGGTGGTATGCTGTCTCCAGAAGATTATCAGGAATTTTCGTGGCAGTACATTCAGCAGATTATAGAAGCTCTTAGCCCTTTAACCCACGTGGTAGTATTTGGTAAAGGGTGCTGGTTTGCATTGGAGGAAATGACACTTTCTAAAGCCTCTGCTTTGGGAGTAGACTGGACCATCACTCCTGAATTGGCAAGAACTTACACCAATCATACGATGACACTGCAAGGTAACTTTGACCCTGCTCGTTTGCATTCGACTCCAGAAACCATCAGAAAAATGGTAGATAATATGATACGCCGATTTGGTAAAGACCGCTACATTGTGAATCTAGGACACGGTATCTTACCTAATATCCCTGTAGAAAACGCGGAGGCGTTCATCCGTGCAGTGGTAGATTGGAAAGAATAG
- a CDS encoding uroporphyrinogen-III synthase — protein sequence MASSILLTKKINPEKRQLLLNEGLEVDTKDFIRIKFINTEKISLRNKTFIFTSANGVEGFFKNGFDAPHSSVICVGGRTESKLAEKGIKTLHTAKNAEELASFILQQQWDNSDFVHFCGNLALDTLEKSLTNHNANYIKKIVYETELLYPTLNKKYDALVFFSPSGVRSFVKNNSITDEMVFCIGNTTALEVAKYTSQKPIISTKQNLNDLLSLVKSVV from the coding sequence ATGGCTAGTTCTATTCTCTTGACTAAGAAAATCAATCCTGAAAAACGCCAACTCCTGTTAAACGAAGGACTAGAGGTTGATACCAAAGATTTTATTAGAATTAAATTCATCAATACCGAAAAGATTAGTCTGCGTAATAAAACATTTATATTCACTAGTGCAAATGGGGTGGAAGGCTTTTTTAAAAACGGTTTTGATGCACCTCATTCATCTGTGATTTGTGTAGGTGGCAGAACTGAAAGCAAACTTGCAGAAAAAGGCATCAAAACTCTACATACGGCTAAGAATGCCGAAGAATTAGCCTCGTTTATACTTCAACAGCAATGGGATAATTCTGATTTTGTTCACTTTTGTGGCAACCTTGCATTGGATACTTTAGAAAAAAGCCTCACTAATCACAATGCGAATTATATAAAGAAAATAGTTTACGAAACCGAACTTCTATACCCTACTCTTAACAAAAAATATGATGCTTTAGTTTTTTTTAGTCCAAGTGGAGTTCGTAGCTTTGTAAAAAATAATTCTATAACCGATGAAATGGTCTTTTGTATAGGAAATACCACCGCTTTGGAAGTGGCAAAATACACCTCACAGAAACCTATAATTAGCACCAAGCAAAACCTCAACGATTTGCTTAGTCTAGTAAAATCGGTAGTCTAA
- the hemC gene encoding hydroxymethylbilane synthase: MSLMKNTIKIGTRNSPLALWQAKEVATALEQKNYATEIVPIVSSGDKNLTQPLYSLGITGVFTKDLDIALLNKQIDIAVHSLKDVPTQLPQNIELIAYLERDYPQDVLVRSSNAKDKPLEELKIATSSLRRRAFWLKQFPNTEFSDIRGNVQTRLQKLEDGIADATLFSLAGLKRMALDIPYEHLPFMISAPSQGVVTVAGHTDNTEINEIVKTINHHQTQVCVEIERQFLNRLEGGCTAPIGAFAEFNEEEIKFQGRLCSLNGKECLELNETFAWKQGGNFGNELADKLLANGGKAIMDQIKKEL, translated from the coding sequence ATGAGTTTAATGAAAAACACCATTAAAATAGGCACCCGAAATTCACCTTTAGCTTTATGGCAAGCTAAAGAAGTAGCAACAGCTTTAGAACAAAAAAATTATGCTACCGAAATTGTACCTATAGTTTCATCTGGTGATAAAAACTTAACTCAACCGCTTTATTCTTTGGGCATTACTGGTGTTTTCACTAAAGATTTAGATATTGCCCTACTCAATAAACAAATAGATATAGCAGTACATTCTCTTAAAGATGTCCCTACACAGCTACCTCAGAATATAGAGCTGATAGCCTACTTGGAAAGAGACTATCCGCAAGATGTATTAGTAAGAAGTAGCAACGCTAAAGACAAACCGCTGGAAGAACTCAAAATAGCGACTAGCAGCCTTCGTAGAAGAGCCTTTTGGTTAAAACAATTCCCAAATACTGAATTTTCGGATATTAGAGGTAATGTACAAACCCGACTGCAAAAACTAGAAGACGGCATCGCAGATGCAACGCTGTTTTCTTTAGCTGGTCTTAAAAGAATGGCATTAGATATTCCGTACGAACATTTACCTTTTATGATTTCGGCTCCCTCGCAAGGGGTGGTTACCGTAGCAGGACACACTGATAATACCGAAATCAACGAAATTGTGAAAACCATCAACCACCATCAGACCCAAGTATGCGTGGAAATAGAACGCCAATTTCTAAACAGATTAGAAGGCGGTTGTACAGCACCAATCGGAGCTTTTGCAGAGTTTAATGAGGAAGAAATTAAATTCCAAGGGAGATTATGCTCATTGAACGGAAAAGAATGCCTTGAACTTAACGAAACTTTTGCGTGGAAACAAGGAGGAAACTTCGGTAATGAACTCGCCGATAAACTCCTCGCCAATGGAGGTAAAGCCATAATGGACCAAATTAAAAAAGAACTTTAA
- the hemA gene encoding glutamyl-tRNA reductase, protein MHSHNSPYKTAHFTVLSISFEKADTETRGRFAFFDEHIQDFVNKIHEKNMGDAFVVSTCNRTEIYTTTHNYMFVAQLFCDIVGVDLVEFIKYCEVKKGEDALNHLFRVAAGLESQILGDFEIISQIKKAYSRFKTYKRTTNSYMERAINYAIQISKKIKNQTGISNGAASVSYAAVHYILNHKTQLQDKNILLLGIGEIGQNTVENLMKHLYRPKVKIANRTLQNAKIVADKFEIPYTDFSNIKEEISNTDILIVATGASKPIINKEDLPEGKEMLVIDLAIPHNVDKTVEELPLVELIDVDKLSEKIQETIEIRRKEIPKAERIIKEMGKEFLEWEKKRKYTPNILHFKSSLKKIEENEMHHFYRKHKYIGIEDMELSNKIIQKITNRFAKFIIDNPMKAEEISKLMNDIFVQQPIDEFNEKHH, encoded by the coding sequence ATGCACTCCCACAATAGCCCATATAAGACTGCACACTTCACTGTACTTAGTATTAGCTTTGAAAAGGCTGATACAGAGACTCGTGGTAGGTTTGCTTTTTTTGATGAACACATACAAGATTTTGTCAATAAAATTCATGAGAAAAATATGGGTGATGCTTTTGTGGTTTCTACATGTAACAGAACAGAAATCTACACCACTACCCATAACTATATGTTTGTAGCACAGCTTTTTTGTGATATTGTAGGCGTAGATTTAGTAGAATTTATAAAATACTGTGAGGTCAAAAAAGGAGAAGATGCCCTCAATCATCTTTTTCGCGTAGCGGCAGGTTTAGAAAGCCAAATATTAGGCGATTTTGAAATTATTTCCCAGATCAAAAAGGCTTATTCTAGATTTAAAACTTACAAAAGAACTACCAACTCCTATATGGAGAGAGCCATTAACTATGCCATTCAAATTTCAAAAAAGATTAAAAATCAAACAGGAATTAGCAATGGTGCGGCTTCGGTTTCTTATGCTGCGGTACACTATATCCTTAACCATAAAACGCAACTTCAAGATAAAAACATCTTGCTTTTAGGAATAGGCGAAATTGGACAAAATACGGTAGAAAATCTTATGAAGCACCTCTACCGTCCAAAGGTTAAAATAGCTAACCGAACCCTACAAAATGCCAAAATAGTAGCTGATAAATTTGAAATTCCGTACACCGATTTTTCTAATATTAAAGAGGAAATTTCTAATACAGACATTCTAATTGTAGCTACTGGAGCGTCTAAGCCTATTATTAACAAAGAGGATTTACCAGAAGGTAAAGAAATGTTAGTCATAGACCTTGCTATCCCTCATAATGTAGATAAAACCGTAGAGGAGCTTCCTTTGGTGGAGCTGATAGATGTGGATAAACTTTCTGAAAAAATACAGGAAACCATAGAAATCAGAAGAAAAGAAATCCCTAAAGCAGAAAGGATTATCAAGGAAATGGGAAAAGAGTTTTTAGAGTGGGAAAAGAAAAGAAAATACACTCCTAATATCCTTCATTTCAAATCTTCTTTAAAGAAAATAGAAGAAAACGAGATGCACCATTTCTATCGTAAACACAAGTACATAGGTATAGAGGATATGGAGCTAAGCAATAAAATTATCCAAAAAATCACCAACAGATTTGCAAAGTTCATCATAGATAATCCAATGAAAGCAGAGGAAATCTCTAAGCTAATGAACGATATTTTTGTACAACAACCAATAGATGAGTTTAATGAAAAACACCATTAA
- a CDS encoding DUF4407 domain-containing protein: protein MKTKLQKPLSTNHKINGLQYFLLICSGANIHILKKTPSEWNKFSGIGGIVFFTAVFATLSAGYAIYTIFDNFYISLIFALIWGLMIFNLDRYIVSSIKKTSSWWQQILMAIPRLILATFLGIIISKPLELKIFEKEINKQLNTIIQRNKKELQQEMQSRILAQSSPFETEKKQIQEKILTYQKAYDSASVELEKEVLGKSSALTSGKEGFGPNAKRKSELKEQRRLDLENYQKQVAPRLEYLDKEISKVYSNVEKERLQTEDSENRFNGFAARLQALDELGENSPIIAVAAMFIMGLFICLEISPVLVKLISGVGPYDFLLEKNENEFKVYVKEKIAKNQIASEKRLDEFKNKL, encoded by the coding sequence ATGAAAACAAAACTTCAGAAGCCACTATCTACAAATCATAAAATAAATGGGTTGCAATATTTTCTACTTATTTGTAGTGGTGCTAACATTCATATTTTGAAAAAAACGCCTAGCGAATGGAATAAATTTTCTGGAATAGGAGGCATCGTCTTTTTTACAGCAGTTTTTGCCACATTATCGGCTGGATATGCTATCTATACCATTTTTGACAACTTCTACATTTCCCTCATATTTGCTTTAATTTGGGGCTTAATGATATTCAATCTTGACCGATACATTGTATCTTCTATAAAAAAGACAAGTTCTTGGTGGCAACAAATTCTAATGGCAATTCCAAGATTGATATTAGCAACTTTTTTAGGTATCATCATCTCTAAACCTTTGGAATTAAAGATATTTGAAAAAGAAATCAATAAACAGCTCAACACCATTATCCAAAGGAATAAGAAAGAGCTTCAACAAGAAATGCAAAGCAGAATTTTAGCTCAAAGTTCGCCTTTTGAAACCGAGAAAAAACAAATTCAAGAAAAAATATTAACCTACCAAAAAGCTTACGATTCGGCATCTGTGGAGTTAGAGAAGGAGGTGCTTGGGAAATCTTCTGCCCTTACCAGCGGAAAAGAAGGCTTTGGTCCCAACGCTAAAAGAAAATCGGAACTCAAAGAACAACGCCGATTAGATTTAGAAAATTACCAAAAACAAGTTGCCCCTCGCTTAGAATATTTGGATAAAGAAATATCAAAAGTTTATTCTAATGTAGAAAAGGAACGTCTTCAAACCGAAGATTCAGAAAACAGATTTAATGGTTTTGCAGCAAGACTTCAAGCACTAGATGAACTAGGAGAAAACTCTCCCATCATTGCTGTTGCAGCGATGTTTATTATGGGATTGTTTATCTGTCTAGAAATTTCCCCTGTTTTAGTGAAACTTATCTCGGGAGTTGGCCCTTATGATTTCTTACTAGAGAAAAACGAAAACGAATTTAAAGTCTATGTCAAAGAAAAAATAGCGAAAAACCAAATAGCTTCAGAAAAAAGGTTAGATGAGTTTAAAAATAAACTTTAG